One window of the Cryptomeria japonica chromosome 7, Sugi_1.0, whole genome shotgun sequence genome contains the following:
- the LOC131056208 gene encoding short-chain dehydrogenase reductase 2a-like isoform X1: MPLTGVEGRLEGKVAIVTGGAHGIGEATVRLFTTHGAKVIIADIRDAAGQKLAESLPQWAIYIHCDVSKEEDVKAAVDFAMKKHGRLDIMFNNAGRADSNKNGVAEYEMDQFEITMNVNAKGVMHGIKHAARVMIPTKKGCIISTASVSGIMGGVTPYAYTASKHAVIGLTKNGAAELGKYGIRVNCVSPSLVATEILMDYLGSKDKGVVEAWGSSVGNLSGVMLKPEDIAEAVLYLAGDESRYVSGHNLVVDGGSTVVNHGWGLYKK, translated from the exons ATGCCTTTAACAGGAGTAGAGGGAAG ATTGGAAGGGAAGGTTGCAATAGTTACAGGCGGGGCACATGGCATTGGAGAAGCCACGGTTCGCCTCTTCACTACACATGGAGCAAAAGTCATAATTGCAGACATTCGAGACGCTGCTGGTCAGAAGCTTGCAGAATCTCTGCCACAGTGGGCAATCTATATTCACTGTGATGTGAGCAAAGAGGAAGACGTTAAGGCAGCAGTAGATTTCGCCATGAAAAAGCACGGGCGCCTTGACATTATGTTCAACAATGCGGGAAGGGCAGATAGCAACAAAAATGGCGTTGCAGAGTATGAGATGGACCAATTTGAAATCACCATGAATGTTAACGCAAAAGGTGTAATGCACGGCATTAAGCACGCAGCCCGTGTTATGATACCCACCAAGAAGGGCTGTATTATTTCTACAGCCAGTGTTTCAGGGATTATGGGAGGCGTTACTCCTTATGCTTACACGGCCTCAAAACATGCAGTTATAGGGCTGACTAAAAATGGTGCAGCCGAGCTTGGGAAATATGGTATTAGAGTCAATTGTGTTTCTCCTTCTCTTGTTGCAACAGAAATTTTAATGGACTATTTGGGAAGCAAAGACAAGGGCGTAGTAGAGGCGTGGGGTAGCAGCGTAGGCAACTTGAGTGGAGTGATGCTTAAGCCAGAGGATATTGCAGAGGCTGTTCTATATTTGGCTGGTGATGAATCTAGATATGTGAGCGGCCATAATCTTGTGGTGGATGGAGGCTCCACGGTTGTAAATCACGGCTGGGGACTGTACAAGAAATAA
- the LOC131056208 gene encoding short-chain dehydrogenase reductase 2a-like isoform X2 encodes MVLEGKVAIVTGGAHGIGEATVRLFTTHGAKVIIADIRDAAGQKLAESLPQWAIYIHCDVSKEEDVKAAVDFAMKKHGRLDIMFNNAGRADSNKNGVAEYEMDQFEITMNVNAKGVMHGIKHAARVMIPTKKGCIISTASVSGIMGGVTPYAYTASKHAVIGLTKNGAAELGKYGIRVNCVSPSLVATEILMDYLGSKDKGVVEAWGSSVGNLSGVMLKPEDIAEAVLYLAGDESRYVSGHNLVVDGGSTVVNHGWGLYKK; translated from the exons ATGGT ATTGGAAGGGAAGGTTGCAATAGTTACAGGCGGGGCACATGGCATTGGAGAAGCCACGGTTCGCCTCTTCACTACACATGGAGCAAAAGTCATAATTGCAGACATTCGAGACGCTGCTGGTCAGAAGCTTGCAGAATCTCTGCCACAGTGGGCAATCTATATTCACTGTGATGTGAGCAAAGAGGAAGACGTTAAGGCAGCAGTAGATTTCGCCATGAAAAAGCACGGGCGCCTTGACATTATGTTCAACAATGCGGGAAGGGCAGATAGCAACAAAAATGGCGTTGCAGAGTATGAGATGGACCAATTTGAAATCACCATGAATGTTAACGCAAAAGGTGTAATGCACGGCATTAAGCACGCAGCCCGTGTTATGATACCCACCAAGAAGGGCTGTATTATTTCTACAGCCAGTGTTTCAGGGATTATGGGAGGCGTTACTCCTTATGCTTACACGGCCTCAAAACATGCAGTTATAGGGCTGACTAAAAATGGTGCAGCCGAGCTTGGGAAATATGGTATTAGAGTCAATTGTGTTTCTCCTTCTCTTGTTGCAACAGAAATTTTAATGGACTATTTGGGAAGCAAAGACAAGGGCGTAGTAGAGGCGTGGGGTAGCAGCGTAGGCAACTTGAGTGGAGTGATGCTTAAGCCAGAGGATATTGCAGAGGCTGTTCTATATTTGGCTGGTGATGAATCTAGATATGTGAGCGGCCATAATCTTGTGGTGGATGGAGGCTCCACGGTTGTAAATCACGGCTGGGGACTGTACAAGAAATAA